A genomic segment from Myxococcota bacterium encodes:
- a CDS encoding SDR family oxidoreductase, producing the protein MPTALVTGASSGLGAEFARQLAARGCDVLLVARRAERLAALADELAKEHRVEAHVFAADLSLREAPAAIEAHAKEKGLAIDWLVNNAGVAGPKLLEEKDWDAQCAFFELMMISVASMCHRFIPPMVERGRGRVVNVASVAGRISRPAGANYGPSKAYVIAMSEELELSLRGTGVQVSALCPGFVHTEFHETAGMGEMKAKSSDLLWYDAETVVREGIEGCDRGEAVVVSGRLYRWLDPFAQSVWTRPIVKRFVPGR; encoded by the coding sequence ATGCCCACTGCTCTCGTCACGGGTGCTTCGTCCGGCCTCGGTGCGGAGTTCGCGCGTCAGCTCGCGGCGCGGGGGTGCGACGTGTTGCTCGTCGCGCGGCGGGCCGAGCGGCTCGCGGCGTTGGCGGACGAGCTGGCGAAGGAGCATCGGGTCGAGGCGCACGTGTTCGCGGCGGATCTGTCGCTGCGCGAGGCGCCGGCGGCGATCGAGGCGCACGCGAAGGAGAAGGGCCTCGCGATCGATTGGCTCGTGAACAACGCGGGCGTGGCGGGGCCGAAGCTGCTCGAGGAGAAGGACTGGGACGCGCAGTGCGCGTTCTTCGAGCTGATGATGATCTCGGTGGCGAGCATGTGCCATCGGTTCATTCCGCCGATGGTCGAGCGCGGGCGGGGGCGCGTGGTGAACGTGGCCTCGGTGGCGGGGCGCATCTCGCGGCCGGCCGGCGCGAACTACGGGCCGTCGAAGGCGTACGTGATCGCGATGAGCGAAGAGCTCGAGCTGTCGCTGCGGGGGACGGGCGTGCAGGTGTCGGCGCTCTGCCCGGGCTTCGTGCACACGGAGTTCCACGAGACGGCGGGCATGGGCGAGATGAAGGCGAAGTCGTCCGACCTGCTGTGGTACGACGCGGAGACGGTCGTGCGCGAGGGCATCGAGGGCTGCGACCGCGGCGAGGCGGTGGTGGTGTCGGGGCGGCTGTACCGCTGGCTCGACCCGTTCGCGCAATCGGTCTGGACGCGGCCGATCGTGAAGCGCTTCGTGCCGGGACGTTAG
- a CDS encoding amidohydrolase family protein: MLASACALALAASACALAPPLPASLEGALPGLRDGAWPRPVRVYVARRVHTMEAAQPEATAVAVDRGRIAAVGSLEEVERALAQAGRRWAVDRRFERHVLLPGFVEPHLHPYIAGVLLPMHFITPHEWHLPGREVPRTRGREAYLAALRAHERELAARDARATARAVGAGPTHGARLRRARSARLHRAPPEPEWLWTWGYHHLFHGELTRADLDAVSRTRPIVVWHRSFHEIRLNTAALEALGLLGDDARAALASTPQADVEAGRFYENGLAAVAPRLFPRLLAPRRYFGALAEARDVLHAGGITTVGDGAFGSLDLSRETLALRLSAWNRADTPFRTVLLADARALAARSSHEAVVELVRGFAARDTGRLRFRDDAVKLFADGAFFSQLMQLGPPGYLDGHEGEWLMEPAALRAAVRAYWRAGLQIHVHANGDAGVDAALDALEAAQRETPRDDHRFALHHFGYARPDQVERIARLGAVVSANPFYVWALADLYAREGLGPERAAELVRLGSLERAGVSVSLHSDFTMAPAQPLRLAQVAVTRRTAEGRVAGADEALSLEGAMRAITIGGARLLRMEDEIGSIAPGKRADFTVLAEDPYEVDPERLADIPIWGTVFEGVAHPLVAGDGDEHSAKCSAAPLGAAGYE, encoded by the coding sequence ATGCTTGCGAGTGCCTGCGCGCTCGCGCTCGCAGCGAGCGCATGCGCGCTCGCGCCTCCGCTGCCCGCGTCGCTCGAAGGCGCGCTGCCCGGCCTGCGCGACGGCGCGTGGCCGCGGCCCGTGCGCGTCTACGTCGCGCGGCGCGTCCACACGATGGAGGCGGCGCAGCCGGAGGCCACGGCGGTGGCCGTCGATCGCGGGCGCATCGCGGCCGTCGGGTCGCTCGAGGAGGTCGAGCGCGCGCTCGCGCAGGCGGGCCGACGCTGGGCCGTCGACCGGCGCTTCGAGCGTCACGTGCTGCTGCCGGGCTTCGTCGAGCCGCACCTGCACCCGTACATCGCGGGCGTGCTCCTGCCCATGCACTTCATCACGCCGCACGAGTGGCACCTGCCGGGCCGCGAGGTGCCGCGCACGCGCGGGCGCGAGGCCTATCTCGCTGCGCTCCGCGCGCACGAGCGCGAGCTCGCGGCGCGCGACGCGCGGGCCACGGCGCGCGCGGTCGGCGCCGGCCCGACGCACGGCGCGCGGCTTCGCCGCGCGCGCAGCGCACGCCTGCACCGCGCGCCGCCCGAGCCCGAATGGCTCTGGACCTGGGGCTACCACCATCTCTTCCACGGCGAGCTCACGCGCGCCGATCTCGACGCCGTCTCGCGCACGCGCCCGATCGTCGTCTGGCACCGCTCGTTCCACGAGATCCGCCTGAACACGGCGGCGCTCGAGGCGTTGGGCCTGCTGGGGGACGACGCGCGCGCCGCGCTCGCGAGCACGCCGCAGGCCGACGTCGAGGCGGGCCGCTTCTACGAGAACGGGCTCGCGGCGGTCGCGCCGCGGCTGTTCCCGCGGCTGCTCGCACCGCGACGCTATTTCGGCGCGCTCGCCGAGGCGCGCGACGTGCTGCACGCGGGTGGCATCACCACCGTCGGCGACGGCGCGTTCGGCTCGCTCGACCTCTCGCGCGAGACGCTCGCGCTGCGGCTCTCGGCCTGGAACCGCGCCGACACGCCCTTCCGGACCGTGCTGCTCGCGGACGCTCGCGCGCTCGCGGCGCGCTCGAGCCACGAGGCCGTCGTCGAGCTCGTGCGCGGCTTCGCAGCGCGCGACACCGGGCGCCTGCGCTTCCGCGACGACGCGGTGAAGCTCTTCGCCGACGGCGCGTTCTTCTCGCAGCTCATGCAGCTCGGTCCGCCGGGCTACCTCGACGGGCACGAGGGCGAGTGGCTGATGGAGCCCGCCGCGCTCCGCGCCGCGGTGCGCGCCTACTGGCGGGCCGGCCTGCAGATCCACGTGCACGCGAACGGCGACGCGGGCGTCGACGCCGCCCTCGATGCGCTCGAGGCCGCGCAGCGCGAGACGCCGCGCGACGACCACCGCTTCGCGCTCCACCACTTCGGCTATGCGCGCCCCGACCAGGTGGAGCGCATCGCGCGCCTCGGCGCGGTCGTGAGCGCGAACCCGTTCTACGTATGGGCGCTCGCCGATCTGTATGCGCGCGAGGGCCTCGGGCCCGAGCGCGCGGCCGAGCTGGTGCGGCTCGGCTCGCTCGAACGCGCGGGCGTCTCGGTCTCGCTCCACTCGGACTTCACGATGGCGCCCGCGCAGCCGCTTCGCCTCGCGCAGGTGGCCGTCACGCGGCGCACGGCCGAGGGCCGCGTCGCGGGCGCGGACGAAGCACTGTCACTCGAGGGCGCGATGCGCGCCATCACGATCGGCGGCGCGCGTCTCCTTCGCATGGAAGACGAGATCGGCAGCATCGCGCCGGGCAAGCGCGCCGACTTCACCGTGCTCGCAGAAGACCCGTACGAGGTCGACCCGGAGCGTCTCGCGGACATTCCGATCTGGGGAACCGTCTTCGAGGGCGTGGCCCACCCGCTCGTCGCGGGCGATGGCGACGAGCACTCTGCGAAGTGCTCCGCCGCCCCTCTCGGTGCCGCCGGGTACGAATGA
- a CDS encoding sigma 54-interacting transcriptional regulator, which produces MRRAPGESVADAGARASASAGDETVGPGADVVRQERDFYLRLLSLGAADDLDRFLEETLALVVEITGAQHGYIELRDREGDPAWSVAHGYAADEVAELRAHVSTGIIAEAIATGRTVLTRSAAVDERFRDRGSVRAGAIASVLCAPIGDAAPLGVVYLQADSADQFDERDRARVELLGARVAPFADRLLARREAEATADPLAELRAQRRFAGIVGRSAAIAATVQQAANLARLDVTILLTGDSGVGKSQLARAIHDESPRARHPFVELNCAALPETLIENELFGAARGGHSTAGRPVVGKIEAAEHGTLFLDEVAELPLAAQAKLLQFFQSRAYYPLGASTPRSADVRIVTATNADLEERVERGRFRQDLLYRLQVVPLRVPSLAERRDDVRELAQHFCREACERNGLPFLRLSPGALAEVETAEWPGNVRQLAHAVEAGAIQAALAGLGEVEAAHLFPARAPASALASSAGGAGGDPAFAAFQSFQSATREFQRELVRRTLEDTEWSIAETARRLDLARQYVHKLIKRFDLKRTS; this is translated from the coding sequence ATGCGGCGTGCTCCCGGTGAATCCGTCGCGGACGCGGGTGCTCGCGCGTCCGCGAGTGCGGGCGACGAGACGGTCGGCCCCGGCGCCGATGTCGTGCGGCAGGAGCGCGACTTCTACCTGCGCCTGCTGTCCCTCGGTGCGGCGGACGACCTCGACCGGTTCCTCGAGGAGACGCTCGCGCTCGTCGTCGAGATCACGGGCGCGCAGCACGGCTACATCGAGCTGCGCGATCGCGAGGGCGACCCGGCCTGGAGCGTGGCGCACGGCTACGCCGCGGACGAGGTGGCCGAGCTGCGCGCCCACGTCTCGACGGGCATCATCGCCGAGGCGATCGCGACGGGGCGAACGGTGCTGACGCGCTCGGCCGCCGTCGACGAGCGCTTCCGCGACCGCGGCAGCGTGCGCGCGGGCGCGATCGCCTCGGTGCTGTGCGCGCCGATCGGCGACGCGGCGCCGCTCGGCGTCGTCTACCTCCAGGCCGACTCGGCCGACCAGTTCGACGAGCGCGACCGCGCGCGGGTCGAGCTGCTCGGCGCGCGCGTCGCGCCGTTCGCCGACCGGCTGCTCGCGCGGCGCGAGGCCGAGGCCACGGCCGACCCGCTCGCCGAGCTGCGCGCGCAGCGGCGCTTCGCGGGCATCGTCGGGCGCAGCGCGGCGATCGCCGCCACCGTGCAGCAGGCCGCGAACCTCGCGCGGCTCGACGTCACCATCCTGCTGACGGGCGACTCGGGCGTCGGCAAGAGCCAGCTCGCGCGCGCCATCCACGACGAGAGCCCGCGCGCGCGCCACCCGTTCGTCGAGCTCAACTGCGCGGCGCTGCCCGAGACGCTGATCGAGAACGAGCTCTTCGGGGCGGCGCGCGGCGGCCACTCGACGGCGGGGCGCCCGGTCGTCGGCAAGATCGAGGCGGCCGAGCACGGGACGCTCTTCCTCGACGAGGTGGCCGAGCTGCCGCTCGCCGCGCAGGCGAAGCTCCTGCAGTTCTTCCAGTCGCGCGCCTACTATCCGCTCGGCGCGTCGACGCCGCGCAGCGCGGACGTCCGCATCGTCACCGCCACGAACGCCGACCTCGAGGAGCGCGTCGAGCGGGGCCGCTTCCGGCAGGATCTGCTGTACCGGCTGCAGGTCGTGCCGCTGCGCGTTCCGAGCCTCGCCGAGCGGCGCGACGACGTGCGCGAGCTCGCGCAGCACTTCTGCCGCGAGGCGTGCGAGCGAAACGGGCTCCCGTTCCTGCGCCTCTCGCCGGGTGCGCTCGCGGAGGTCGAGACGGCCGAGTGGCCGGGCAACGTCCGGCAGCTCGCGCACGCGGTCGAGGCGGGTGCGATCCAGGCCGCGCTCGCCGGCCTCGGCGAGGTCGAGGCGGCGCACCTGTTCCCGGCGCGCGCGCCGGCTTCGGCGCTCGCGTCGTCGGCGGGCGGCGCGGGTGGCGACCCCGCCTTCGCGGCGTTCCAGTCGTTCCAGTCGGCGACGCGCGAGTTCCAGCGCGAGCTCGTGCGCCGCACGCTCGAGGACACGGAGTGGAGCATCGCCGAGACGGCGCGCCGCCTCGACCTCGCGCGCCAGTACGTGCACAAGCTCATCAAGCGGTTCGACCTGAAGCGGACGTCGTAG